In one Parageobacillus genomosp. 1 genomic region, the following are encoded:
- a CDS encoding tetratricopeptide repeat protein produces the protein MTRVEEIVRLVENGEVNKALSLVPEVKKTGSDEEKYELADYLYSWGMLEEAKELLEELSFRYPDEGEIRLFLAEVYTELDEEDRALEILTQIEEDDPLFARACLLAADLYQMQGLEEVSERKLKQAYEKMPDEPIIQFALAELYFSMGQYTKSIPFYEKVREKTKEMAGTLIAERLAEALSLCGEFEQALPYYDEALKTKVDSRLLFGYGFTAFQAEYYQTAIEKLSELKELDPEYVPLYLYLAKAYEHEGKLKKSYDIAKEGIHVDEWNKELLLYAGKMALKLRKPDEAESWLRKAIEIDQGYIEALTTLCALLLHEERYEDVVSCLEEALAQGEYDPQFEWDLARAKHKLEMYSDALNHYQEAYTFFKNNVDFLEEYGYFLIEEGDRERAKEIFQQIVRLDPGHMEAADMLLQLEE, from the coding sequence ATGACACGCGTCGAAGAAATTGTCCGTTTGGTCGAAAATGGAGAAGTGAATAAAGCGTTATCTTTGGTACCTGAGGTGAAGAAAACCGGAAGCGATGAAGAAAAATATGAACTTGCCGATTACTTATATTCGTGGGGAATGCTAGAAGAAGCAAAAGAACTGCTCGAAGAGTTATCATTTCGCTATCCGGACGAAGGGGAAATCCGTTTGTTTTTGGCGGAAGTATATACAGAGCTCGACGAAGAGGACAGGGCGCTTGAGATTTTAACGCAAATTGAGGAAGACGACCCGCTGTTTGCACGCGCCTGTCTGCTTGCCGCCGATCTGTATCAAATGCAGGGGCTTGAGGAAGTCAGCGAACGAAAGTTAAAGCAGGCATATGAAAAAATGCCGGATGAACCGATTATTCAATTTGCCTTAGCGGAGCTATATTTTTCGATGGGGCAATATACAAAAAGCATTCCATTTTACGAAAAAGTGCGGGAAAAAACAAAGGAAATGGCCGGTACCCTCATTGCTGAGCGGCTTGCCGAGGCGCTCAGCCTATGCGGGGAATTTGAGCAGGCGCTGCCATATTACGACGAAGCGCTAAAAACAAAAGTCGACAGCCGATTGTTATTCGGCTATGGGTTTACGGCATTCCAAGCGGAATATTACCAAACCGCCATTGAAAAGCTAAGCGAGCTAAAAGAGCTCGATCCGGAATACGTCCCGCTTTACTTGTACTTAGCGAAAGCGTATGAGCATGAAGGAAAGCTGAAAAAAAGCTATGACATTGCCAAGGAAGGCATCCATGTCGATGAGTGGAACAAAGAATTGCTACTCTATGCCGGAAAAATGGCGCTAAAGCTTCGAAAGCCGGATGAGGCGGAATCATGGCTGAGAAAAGCGATCGAAATCGACCAAGGCTATATTGAAGCGCTGACGACGTTATGTGCGCTGCTCTTGCACGAGGAGCGGTACGAAGATGTTGTTTCTTGCCTCGAGGAAGCGCTGGCGCAAGGAGAGTATGACCCGCAGTTTGAATGGGATTTAGCGCGTGCGAAACATAAGCTTGAAATGTATTCCGATGCATTAAACCACTACCAAGAGGCATATACTTTCTTTAAGAATAACGTTGATTTCCTTGAGGAGTACGGCTATTTTCTCATCGAAGAAGGCGACAGAGAGAGAGCCAAAGAAATATTTCAGCAAATCGTACGTCTTGATCCTGGGCACATGGAGGCAGCCGACATGCTGCTGCAGTTAGAGGAGTAG
- a CDS encoding YpiF family protein, with protein MKWTAADVELYQKEKDYIDTALIPLIPITMDDGAKTAASGGEFVQLVAGELERQLKGRVFLFPPFSYFLSESKPLLVERLTDWTSLLMKQGMKYVFYVTCDRAWKEQETAISDRLWLVPAVPLENMDESYKYDLVRDQTSGLLRFFISQWS; from the coding sequence ATGAAGTGGACAGCAGCGGATGTGGAACTGTATCAAAAAGAAAAAGATTATATTGACACGGCGCTTATTCCGCTTATTCCTATTACGATGGACGATGGCGCCAAGACGGCTGCTTCTGGGGGAGAGTTTGTGCAGCTTGTTGCCGGGGAATTGGAGCGGCAATTAAAAGGGAGAGTGTTTTTGTTTCCGCCATTTTCCTATTTCCTGAGCGAATCGAAACCATTGCTTGTGGAAAGGCTGACGGATTGGACAAGCCTGCTAATGAAACAAGGAATGAAATATGTGTTTTATGTTACATGTGACCGCGCATGGAAAGAGCAGGAAACAGCGATTTCGGACAGATTGTGGCTCGTTCCGGCCGTTCCGTTGGAAAATATGGACGAATCGTATAAGTACGATCTGGTCCGTGACCAGACATCGGGACTGCTTCGCTTTTTTATTTCACAATGGTCTTGA
- the qcrB gene encoding menaquinol-cytochrome c reductase cytochrome b subunit, with product MLNKLYDWVDERLDITPLWRDIADHEVPEHVNPAHHFSAFVYCFGGLTFFVTVIQILSGMFLTMYYVPDIKNAWESVYYLQNEVAFGQIVRGMHHWGASLVIVMMFLHTLRVFFQGAYKKPRELNWIVGVLIFMVMMGLGFTGYLLPWDMKALFATKVGLQIAEATPVIGSAIKTLLAGDPEIVGAQTLTRFFAIHVFFLPAALLGLMAAHFLMIRRQGISGPL from the coding sequence GTGTTAAACAAACTTTATGACTGGGTTGACGAACGTTTGGATATTACGCCTTTGTGGCGGGATATCGCTGACCATGAAGTTCCGGAACATGTAAACCCGGCCCACCACTTTTCCGCGTTCGTTTACTGTTTTGGCGGATTAACGTTTTTTGTTACGGTCATTCAAATTTTGTCCGGAATGTTTTTAACAATGTATTACGTTCCGGATATTAAAAACGCTTGGGAATCGGTTTATTACTTGCAAAATGAAGTGGCGTTCGGCCAAATCGTGCGCGGTATGCATCACTGGGGCGCAAGTCTTGTTATTGTCATGATGTTTTTACATACATTGCGCGTCTTTTTCCAAGGTGCATACAAAAAGCCACGTGAATTAAACTGGATCGTTGGCGTGCTTATCTTCATGGTCATGATGGGGCTTGGTTTTACCGGTTACCTATTGCCATGGGATATGAAAGCGCTGTTTGCGACAAAAGTAGGTTTGCAAATCGCGGAAGCGACACCGGTCATCGGTTCGGCGATTAAAACGCTGCTTGCGGGAGATCCGGAAATTGTCGGAGCGCAAACATTGACAAGATTCTTTGCGATTCACGTTTTCTTCTTGCCTGCCGCACTGCTCGGCTTGATGGCAGCGCACTTTTTAATGATTCGTAGACAAGGTATTTCTGGTCCACTATGA
- the dapB gene encoding 4-hydroxy-tetrahydrodipicolinate reductase: METIRIAIAGPRGRMGREAVWLVQNTEHFQLVGVIDRKNDGGDLADIEGFSGIHAPIYTDAARCFEEVKPDVLIDLTTPEAGKKHTEIALCYGVRPVVGTTGFTDEDIERLTALAEEKEIGAIIAPNFAVGAVLMMKFAQMAAKYFADVEIIELHHDQKLDAPSGTALKTAQLISMVRPSKKQGHPDEKETLAGARGATYDGIPIHSVRLPGFVAHQEVIFGGNGQSLTIRHDSFHRGSFMSGVKLSVETVMKLHTLVYGLEHIIE, encoded by the coding sequence ATGGAAACGATTCGCATTGCCATTGCCGGCCCGCGCGGTCGTATGGGGCGTGAAGCCGTTTGGCTTGTACAAAATACCGAGCATTTCCAGCTTGTCGGCGTCATTGACCGAAAAAATGATGGCGGAGACTTAGCGGACATCGAAGGATTTTCCGGCATCCATGCCCCGATTTATACGGATGCAGCCCGTTGCTTTGAAGAAGTCAAACCGGATGTACTCATCGATTTAACGACACCGGAGGCAGGAAAAAAACATACGGAAATCGCGCTTTGTTATGGGGTCCGTCCGGTTGTCGGCACGACCGGCTTTACGGATGAAGACATTGAACGGCTGACTGCATTGGCGGAAGAAAAAGAAATTGGCGCAATCATAGCTCCTAACTTTGCGGTCGGCGCGGTGCTAATGATGAAATTTGCGCAAATGGCGGCCAAGTATTTTGCCGATGTCGAGATTATTGAATTGCATCACGATCAAAAATTGGACGCTCCATCAGGAACGGCATTGAAAACAGCGCAGCTTATTTCTATGGTGCGTCCATCGAAAAAACAAGGACACCCTGATGAGAAAGAAACGCTTGCTGGGGCGCGCGGCGCAACATACGACGGCATTCCGATCCACAGCGTCCGGCTGCCGGGATTTGTCGCCCATCAAGAAGTGATTTTCGGCGGCAACGGCCAATCGTTAACGATTCGCCACGATTCTTTTCACCGTGGTTCGTTTATGTCAGGCGTAAAATTGTCTGTCGAGACGGTGATGAAGTTACATACGCTCGTATACGGGTTAGAACATATTATCGAGTAG
- a CDS encoding ReoY family proteolytic degradation factor, giving the protein MTHVSVNEKKEFIRWFLSHYQLKRRECVWILNYLMSHDQLMQKVHFVENAQYCPRGIIMSTHCVDDVPFRFYKGNVMTTDAEKSFHDIRLNRDEDIYIQLNFRASFHSPQYVAVLEENPYAPKQVHVSENDRRLAEQFLEKSLYEFQRKRLMKLIDEALDRQDEETFRRLAEELKKL; this is encoded by the coding sequence ATGACGCACGTATCCGTGAATGAAAAAAAAGAGTTTATTCGTTGGTTTTTAAGTCATTACCAGCTCAAGCGCCGCGAATGTGTCTGGATTTTAAACTATTTAATGAGCCATGACCAGCTGATGCAAAAGGTTCATTTTGTGGAAAATGCCCAATATTGTCCGCGCGGCATCATTATGTCGACCCATTGTGTCGATGACGTTCCGTTTCGTTTTTACAAAGGTAATGTGATGACGACCGATGCGGAAAAATCGTTCCATGACATTCGTCTTAACCGCGATGAGGATATTTATATCCAGCTGAATTTCCGCGCTTCTTTTCATTCGCCGCAATATGTTGCCGTACTGGAAGAAAACCCGTATGCGCCAAAACAAGTGCATGTCAGCGAAAATGATCGGCGCTTGGCCGAACAATTTTTAGAAAAATCGCTGTATGAATTTCAGCGGAAACGGTTAATGAAGCTGATTGATGAGGCGTTAGACCGCCAAGATGAAGAAACATTCCGCCGTCTTGCCGAGGAGTTGAAAAAGTTATGA
- a CDS encoding nucleotide pyrophosphohydrolase, producing MQEKTMKQMQQEVDEYISQFKEGYFSPLAMLARLTEELGELAREVNHYYGEKPKKQTEKEKTVAEELGDLLFVLICFANSLNIDLEQAHDMVMKKFRTRDKDRWTRKEEEK from the coding sequence ATGCAGGAAAAGACGATGAAGCAGATGCAACAAGAGGTGGATGAATATATCAGTCAATTTAAAGAAGGGTATTTCAGCCCGCTGGCAATGCTGGCACGGCTGACGGAAGAGCTTGGCGAACTGGCACGGGAAGTCAACCATTATTATGGAGAAAAGCCGAAGAAACAGACGGAAAAAGAAAAAACGGTGGCAGAAGAACTCGGCGATTTGTTATTCGTGCTCATTTGTTTTGCCAACTCTTTAAACATTGATTTAGAGCAGGCGCATGATATGGTGATGAAAAAGTTCCGCACCCGTGATAAAGACCGTTGGACACGAAAAGAGGAGGAGAAATAG
- a CDS encoding DUF1405 domain-containing protein has product MNWLYPILVYRPFLWFLLAVNIFGTIYGYIWYRYQLAETPPIFLPFVPDSPTASLFFLFVLLAFLCRRHFPLFEALAIVTLVKYGIWAVVMNILVWKVTGELDVVGWMLMISHGAMAIEGMLYAPFYRFRGTHLAIAAVWTLHNDIIDYVFGMMPHYSVLQQYADTIGYFTFWLSIVSIAVSYLLCVRKNRFALPLN; this is encoded by the coding sequence GTGAATTGGCTGTATCCGATATTGGTATATCGTCCATTTTTATGGTTTTTGCTGGCCGTCAATATTTTTGGAACCATTTACGGGTATATATGGTACCGTTATCAATTGGCAGAAACGCCGCCCATTTTTTTGCCATTTGTTCCCGATAGCCCGACGGCAAGCCTCTTTTTTTTGTTTGTTTTGCTCGCCTTTTTGTGCCGCCGCCATTTTCCTTTATTTGAAGCATTAGCGATCGTTACGTTGGTAAAGTACGGGATATGGGCGGTGGTGATGAACATATTGGTGTGGAAAGTGACAGGAGAGCTCGATGTAGTCGGTTGGATGTTAATGATCTCCCATGGAGCGATGGCGATAGAAGGAATGCTCTACGCGCCGTTTTATCGCTTTCGCGGCACGCATCTAGCGATTGCCGCAGTTTGGACGCTGCATAATGACATCATCGATTATGTGTTTGGAATGATGCCGCACTATAGCGTGCTGCAGCAATACGCTGACACCATCGGCTATTTTACGTTTTGGCTCAGCATTGTTTCGATTGCGGTTAGCTATCTATTATGTGTGCGAAAAAACCGTTTTGCCCTTCCGCTAAATTAA
- a CDS encoding ubiquinol-cytochrome c reductase iron-sulfur subunit: MSDKHRVTRRQFLNYTLTGVGGFMAAGIFMPMLRFAVDPILKDEAGTDMVAVADVKDITTEPKRFDFKVKIKDAWYESEEPRSAWVYKNDKGEIVALSPICKHLGCTVDWNTDKEHPNQFFCPCHYGRYTKDGTNVPGTPPMHPLDRYEYKVKDGKLYLGKAKPRGEA, encoded by the coding sequence ATGAGTGACAAACATCGCGTAACGAGACGCCAATTTTTGAACTATACGCTAACTGGCGTAGGCGGCTTTATGGCTGCTGGGATTTTTATGCCGATGCTCCGTTTTGCCGTTGATCCGATTTTAAAGGATGAAGCGGGAACGGACATGGTAGCGGTAGCGGATGTAAAGGACATTACGACGGAACCAAAGCGTTTTGATTTCAAAGTAAAAATAAAAGACGCTTGGTATGAGTCGGAAGAACCGAGATCCGCATGGGTGTATAAAAATGACAAAGGAGAAATCGTTGCTCTGTCTCCGATTTGTAAGCACCTTGGATGTACGGTAGACTGGAATACGGATAAAGAGCATCCGAACCAATTTTTCTGTCCTTGCCATTACGGCCGTTACACAAAAGACGGCACGAACGTTCCGGGAACGCCGCCGATGCATCCGTTAGACCGTTATGAGTACAAGGTAAAAGACGGAAAATTATACTTAGGTAAAGCGAAACCACGAGGGGAGGCGTAA
- a CDS encoding YitT family protein, with the protein MIFGLKIKNILFILLGAAIFAFGLVHFNMQNNLAEGGFTGITLLLYFLCDIDPSYTNLALNIPLFFIGWKLLGRHTFLYTIIGTIAVSFFLWIFQRYTIYMPLKHDMTLAALFAGVFIGVGLGIIFRYGGTTGGVDIIARLVYKYKGISMGKTMFTFDVVVITLSLLYLSYREAMYTLVAVFIAARVIDFMQEGGYAAKGATIISEKSEEIANRILTEMDRGVTILKGQGSYTKRDRDVLYCVVAKNELPRLKSVIISVDPHAFVAVTDVHDVLGEGFTLDERKQPIEH; encoded by the coding sequence ATGATTTTCGGGCTAAAAATAAAAAACATCCTTTTCATTTTGCTTGGCGCTGCGATTTTTGCGTTTGGGCTTGTCCATTTTAACATGCAAAATAATTTAGCGGAAGGCGGCTTTACTGGGATCACGCTGCTGCTTTACTTTTTGTGTGACATTGATCCATCATATACAAACTTGGCATTAAACATTCCTCTCTTTTTTATTGGCTGGAAATTGCTTGGCCGCCATACGTTTTTATACACGATTATCGGAACAATTGCCGTTTCCTTCTTTCTTTGGATTTTTCAGCGTTACACGATTTATATGCCGCTGAAGCACGATATGACGTTGGCCGCATTGTTTGCCGGCGTCTTTATCGGCGTCGGCCTTGGCATCATTTTCCGCTACGGCGGAACGACCGGCGGCGTCGATATTATTGCCAGACTCGTCTATAAATATAAAGGAATCAGCATGGGAAAAACGATGTTTACGTTTGATGTGGTCGTCATCACCCTTTCCTTGCTGTATCTTTCATACCGTGAGGCGATGTATACGCTTGTGGCGGTGTTTATCGCGGCCCGCGTCATTGACTTTATGCAGGAAGGTGGCTATGCGGCAAAAGGAGCGACGATTATTTCGGAAAAAAGCGAGGAAATCGCCAACAGAATTTTGACGGAAATGGACCGCGGTGTCACGATCTTAAAGGGGCAAGGTTCTTACACGAAACGCGACCGCGATGTGTTGTACTGCGTGGTGGCGAAAAATGAACTGCCGCGTCTGAAAAGCGTCATTATTTCCGTCGATCCCCATGCGTTTGTGGCGGTCACAGACGTTCACGATGTGCTCGGCGAAGGCTTTACGCTTGATGAACGAAAACAGCCGATTGAACATTGA
- the ypjB gene encoding sporulation protein YpjB yields MKRIWLLALIVLVCLFPSLSDAAEQDGGWKKLDHISDQALRLAKNGQFEEAKEVLLYFSEQFFATNARDRLKSADELRAVTITHENALKTVTASSLPAEEKIDKLTQFRLVVDAIHSNHQPLWSEMESTVMETFDQLEKAVDQERDESFAASLRNFLNHYELIEPSVKIDVPVEEAKKIDKDIEMLQAPAFRQLSLEEKHERLKQMREDLQSLFDDVRKDEADPSLIWVMISTGGIIILTLSYVGWRKYQGEKEKSRTRQKEE; encoded by the coding sequence ATGAAGCGAATATGGCTGCTTGCTTTGATTGTTCTCGTCTGTTTATTTCCATCGCTAAGCGATGCCGCCGAACAGGATGGCGGCTGGAAAAAACTAGATCACATTTCTGACCAAGCGCTGCGATTGGCGAAAAATGGACAATTTGAAGAAGCCAAAGAAGTGTTGCTCTATTTTTCCGAGCAGTTTTTTGCAACGAATGCGCGCGACCGGCTGAAATCAGCCGATGAACTCCGTGCCGTTACGATCACTCATGAAAACGCCCTGAAAACAGTTACCGCCTCTTCATTGCCGGCGGAAGAAAAAATCGATAAACTTACGCAGTTTCGTCTTGTTGTCGATGCCATTCATTCGAATCATCAGCCGCTTTGGTCGGAGATGGAGTCAACGGTGATGGAGACATTTGACCAGCTTGAGAAGGCGGTCGATCAAGAAAGGGATGAATCGTTTGCCGCTTCCCTCCGCAACTTTTTAAATCATTATGAGCTGATTGAACCGAGCGTCAAAATCGATGTGCCGGTTGAGGAAGCGAAAAAAATAGATAAAGACATAGAAATGTTACAAGCTCCCGCTTTTAGGCAACTAAGTCTCGAGGAGAAACACGAACGTTTAAAACAGATGCGTGAAGATTTGCAGTCGTTGTTTGACGATGTGAGAAAAGATGAAGCTGACCCGTCTTTAATATGGGTGATGATTTCGACAGGAGGAATTATTATATTGACGCTATCTTACGTAGGCTGGCGAAAATATCAAGGCGAGAAGGAAAAAAGTCGCACTCGCCAAAAAGAAGAGTAA
- the mgsA gene encoding methylglyoxal synthase produces the protein MKIALIAHDKKKEDMIAFVTAYQPILEQHELYATGTTGLRIQEATGLHIHRFQSGPYGGDQEIGAMIARNEMDMVIFLRDPLTAQPHEPDVSALIRLCDVYSVPLATNMGTAEILIKGLERGDFAWRNIVRGRKGEGNE, from the coding sequence GTGAAAATCGCGTTAATCGCGCATGATAAAAAGAAAGAGGACATGATCGCATTTGTGACCGCCTATCAGCCGATATTGGAGCAGCATGAACTATATGCGACCGGCACAACCGGCCTTCGCATTCAAGAAGCAACCGGATTACACATCCATCGCTTTCAATCCGGTCCGTATGGAGGAGATCAGGAAATTGGCGCGATGATTGCCCGCAATGAAATGGATATGGTTATTTTTCTGCGCGATCCGCTTACGGCGCAGCCGCACGAACCGGATGTGAGTGCATTAATTCGTTTATGCGACGTATATTCCGTACCGCTGGCGACGAATATGGGAACGGCGGAAATTTTAATCAAAGGCTTAGAACGCGGCGATTTTGCGTGGCGCAATATTGTCCGTGGCAGAAAAGGTGAAGGAAATGAATGA
- a CDS encoding menaquinol-cytochrome c reductase cytochrome b/c subunit, giving the protein MHRGKGMKFVGDSRVPAVRKPNIPKDYSEYPGKTEAFWPNFLLKEWMVGSVFLIGFLCLTVAHPSPLERIADPTDTAYVPLPDWYFLFLYQLLKYSYASGPYTVIGAIVIPGLAFGSLLLAPFLDRGPERRPWKRPVATGMMLLTLASMVYLTWEAVVTHDWKKAAEQGKIRAEVEIDKNAEGYKIAQANTCTSCHGENLSGGAAAPSLIGTGLKPEEIAKIAKEGKGGMPPGVFKGTDEELKKLSEFIAGLKEK; this is encoded by the coding sequence ATGCATCGCGGTAAAGGAATGAAGTTTGTCGGCGATTCCCGCGTTCCCGCTGTGAGAAAGCCGAATATTCCAAAAGATTATTCGGAATATCCTGGGAAAACGGAAGCGTTTTGGCCGAACTTCCTATTAAAAGAATGGATGGTCGGTTCTGTCTTTTTAATTGGCTTTTTATGTTTGACGGTCGCCCATCCATCTCCATTAGAACGTATTGCTGACCCGACGGATACGGCATATGTTCCGCTTCCGGACTGGTATTTCTTGTTCCTGTATCAGTTGCTCAAATATTCGTATGCATCAGGTCCTTATACGGTGATCGGAGCAATTGTGATACCAGGTTTGGCATTCGGTTCGTTATTATTGGCGCCGTTTTTGGATCGCGGTCCGGAACGCCGTCCATGGAAGCGTCCGGTTGCTACCGGAATGATGCTTTTAACGCTTGCGTCAATGGTATATTTAACTTGGGAAGCCGTTGTTACACATGACTGGAAAAAAGCTGCTGAACAAGGGAAAATCCGGGCGGAAGTGGAAATTGACAAAAACGCCGAAGGGTATAAAATTGCCCAAGCTAACACATGTACGTCCTGCCACGGTGAAAACTTATCCGGCGGCGCGGCTGCGCCATCGCTTATTGGTACAGGCTTGAAGCCGGAAGAAATCGCGAAAATCGCGAAAGAAGGTAAAGGCGGCATGCCTCCGGGCGTTTTCAAAGGCACGGACGAAGAGTTGAAAAAACTCTCTGAATTCATTGCAGGATTAAAAGAGAAATAA